The proteins below come from a single Mangifera indica cultivar Alphonso chromosome 16, CATAS_Mindica_2.1, whole genome shotgun sequence genomic window:
- the LOC123199530 gene encoding uncharacterized protein LOC123199530, translating into MAIPSPIKTIIPIKVQNISFPFYTDHGVSCGRIDHFLLTESTIFALEPLLNPVSSSNETSQTWEIAKGYRLATSGKNNTSRVHLSKLFQRETTVFSKVAVSKSADKFSFLAIHNESPDIFRAGDDDNRGKLVGRKDGDEELAALDIDVHDIVDGIYHNNRFFAQGLSGPTLVFDAETLEIVQVTHMKGSRGRHFFVEWSEDLFLVNTFWDFKSGSVLLTFHVYEQNGLDNDWVPVKDGVGDGVFLLGDDFSFSVSAKEFLTLTENTVYLRKFPQA; encoded by the exons ATGGCAATCCCTTCTCCTATCAAAACCATTATTCCAATCAAAGTTCAAAACATCTCCTTCCCCTTTTACACCGACCACGGTGTCAGCTGTGGTCGCATTGACCATTTTTTACTCACAGAGTCAACCATTTTCGCTCTTGAGCCACTCCTTAACCCTGTTTCCAGCTCAAACGAAACCTCTCAAACGTG GGAGATAGCCAAAGGCTACCGGCTTGCCACTTCTGGTAAAAATAATACCAGTAGAGTCCATCTGAGTAAGCTTTTCCAAAGGGAAACCACCGTCTTCTCTAAAGTTGCTGTTTCCAAATCTGCTGATAAATTTTCGTTCTTGGCGATTCACAATGAGAGCCCAGATATCTTCCGTGCCGGCGACGATGATAATCGAGGGAAACTGGTGGGGCGGAAGGATGGGGATGAAGAATTGGCGGCATTAGACATTGATGTGCATGATATTGTGGATGGTATTTACCACAATAACAGATTCTTCGCTCAGGGTTTATCAGGTCCTACTTTGGTTTTCGATGCTGAAACTCTTGAAATTGTTCAAGTTACGCACATGAAGGGCTCCAGGGGTCGACATTTTTTCGTGGAGTGGTCTGAGGATCTGTTTCTTGTGAATACGTTTTGGGATTTCAAAAGTGGCAGTGTTCTTTTAACTTTCCATGTTTATGAGCAGAACGGTCTAGATAACGACTGGGTTCCGGTGAAGGACGGCGTCGGTGACGGAGTTTTTTTACTGGGTGACgatttttctttctctgtttcgGCGAAGGAGTTCTTGACATTGACTGAAAATACCGTCTACTTGCGAAAATTTCCTCAAGCCTAA